In Reichenbachiella agarivorans, one genomic interval encodes:
- a CDS encoding glutaminase, producing the protein MNTNYSAIIEEIVADLKDFDNQGKLPSYIPELAKVNRDKFAICLTTISGQTFKYGDSEEKISIQSISKVLTLSMAISLIGAEIWKRVGVEPSGNPFNSIIQLEYENGIPRNPFINAGAIVVSDILVSKLKNPKQEFLNFVRGLCGKSDIFYNEQVASSEKSVGYMNSSLAYMMKAKGNLENEVEEVLDFYYAQCSLELTCTELSQAFLNFTETGQPFGHGDFVLSESAARRMNALMLTCGFYDESGDFAFEVGLPGKSGVGGAIVALNPQLYCVSVWSPPLNKKGNSSKGMKALELLTTKLGDSIF; encoded by the coding sequence ATGAATACAAATTACAGTGCGATCATTGAGGAAATAGTTGCTGATCTTAAAGATTTTGACAACCAAGGCAAGTTGCCCAGTTACATTCCAGAATTGGCCAAAGTGAATCGCGACAAATTTGCCATTTGTCTCACTACTATTTCAGGCCAAACATTTAAATATGGGGATTCGGAAGAGAAAATTTCTATTCAGAGTATCTCAAAAGTACTGACACTGTCCATGGCGATCAGCCTGATTGGTGCTGAAATTTGGAAGCGCGTAGGGGTAGAGCCCTCTGGCAACCCCTTCAACTCTATCATTCAATTGGAATATGAAAATGGCATCCCAAGGAATCCATTCATCAATGCTGGAGCCATTGTAGTGTCTGATATACTTGTCAGCAAATTGAAGAATCCTAAGCAGGAGTTCTTAAATTTTGTAAGAGGGCTGTGTGGCAAGAGTGATATCTTCTACAATGAGCAGGTGGCTAGTTCAGAAAAGAGTGTAGGCTATATGAACTCATCGCTGGCATACATGATGAAGGCCAAGGGGAATTTGGAAAATGAAGTGGAAGAGGTATTGGATTTCTACTACGCGCAGTGTTCATTGGAGCTGACATGTACTGAATTATCGCAAGCCTTCCTGAATTTTACCGAAACAGGCCAACCCTTTGGACATGGTGATTTTGTGCTAAGCGAAAGTGCAGCGAGACGGATGAATGCACTGATGTTGACTTGTGGATTTTACGATGAATCAGGAGATTTTGCCTTCGAGGTTGGTTTGCCTGGCAAGAGTGGAGTAGGAGGAGCTATTGTAGCTCTCAATCCTCAACTTTATTGTGTCAGTGTTTGGAGTCCACCACTCAATAAAAAGGGCAATTCTAGCAAGGGAATGAAAGCGTTGGAATTGCTGACCACCAAACTTGGTGATTCTATCTTTTGA
- the scpA gene encoding methylmalonyl-CoA mutase: MKSKINLSELSYDDLKIGIAQYEVDRRINTAEGIPIKNHFNLEDIKDAEHLNFGAGTAPYVRGPYATMYVNKPWTIRQYAGFSTAEESNKFYLDNLKSGQTGLSVAFDLATHRGYDSDHPRVSGDVGKAGVAIDSVLDMKVLFDQIPLDKMSVSMTMNGAVLPIMAFYIVAAEEQGVAPDQLNGTIQNDILKEFMVRNTYIYPPKESMRIVSDIFSYAAEKMPRFNAISISGYHMHEAGASADLELAFTLADGLEYLRAGIKAGINIDDLAPRFSFFWGIGMNHFMEVAKMRAGRLLWAKLVKQFHPKNPKSMALRTHSQTSGWSLTAQSPRNNIARTCMEAMSAIMGHTQSLHTNAMDEALALPSVYSAAIARDTQLYLQRESQITEVIDPYGGSYYLEYLTNQLARKAWDEIMVIEEMGGMSQAIEKGIPKLKIEASATRKQAKIDSGEEVIVGVNKYQDRDEDLMDLLEVDNVQVMDSQVKKLNELKNNRNAQDVKNALEQLRLCARSGKGNLLSLSVAAARARATLGEISGVLEEAFGRYQATTGSVVGVYSKEYMDKDMLKDIRELVEQVRELDGRNPRILVAKMGQDGHDRGAKIIATSFADMGFDVDLSPLFQMPKEVAMQALDNDVHIVGISSLAGGHKTLIPQLIEELKLQGREDILVIAGGVIPEQDYGFLYQAGVSGVFGPGTKIPEAASGILEKLIVTLQE, encoded by the coding sequence ATGAAAAGCAAGATCAACTTGTCCGAACTGTCTTATGACGATCTGAAAATTGGTATTGCCCAATACGAGGTAGATCGAAGAATTAATACGGCAGAAGGCATCCCAATCAAAAATCATTTCAACCTAGAAGATATCAAAGATGCAGAGCATCTCAATTTTGGTGCAGGGACAGCTCCATATGTCAGGGGTCCCTATGCGACCATGTATGTCAATAAGCCGTGGACAATTAGACAATACGCTGGATTCTCGACCGCAGAGGAGTCTAACAAGTTTTATCTTGATAATCTGAAATCTGGACAAACCGGATTGTCTGTAGCGTTTGATTTGGCTACACACCGAGGATATGACTCTGACCATCCGCGTGTATCTGGTGATGTGGGCAAGGCTGGTGTAGCAATTGATTCTGTTCTGGATATGAAAGTATTGTTTGATCAGATTCCTTTGGATAAAATGTCCGTTTCTATGACGATGAATGGTGCTGTACTACCCATCATGGCATTTTATATCGTAGCAGCTGAGGAGCAAGGAGTTGCGCCAGATCAATTGAATGGGACGATCCAAAATGATATTCTCAAGGAGTTTATGGTGAGAAATACCTACATCTATCCTCCTAAGGAATCTATGCGCATTGTTAGTGATATTTTTAGTTACGCCGCTGAGAAGATGCCGAGGTTTAATGCTATCAGTATCAGTGGTTACCATATGCATGAAGCTGGTGCTAGTGCAGATTTGGAGTTGGCGTTTACATTGGCGGATGGGTTGGAATACTTGCGTGCGGGTATCAAAGCAGGAATAAACATTGATGACTTGGCTCCACGTTTTTCTTTTTTCTGGGGGATAGGAATGAATCATTTTATGGAAGTTGCCAAGATGCGAGCTGGGCGCCTGCTTTGGGCCAAACTGGTGAAGCAGTTTCATCCCAAGAATCCAAAATCCATGGCTTTGAGAACGCATAGTCAAACCTCTGGATGGAGCCTAACCGCCCAAAGTCCTAGGAATAATATAGCTAGAACTTGTATGGAGGCCATGTCAGCTATCATGGGACATACTCAATCCCTTCACACCAATGCCATGGATGAAGCTTTGGCTTTGCCAAGTGTGTATTCAGCTGCTATTGCACGAGATACACAGTTGTATTTGCAAAGAGAAAGTCAAATCACGGAGGTAATTGATCCATATGGAGGTTCGTATTATTTGGAATACTTGACGAATCAATTGGCACGAAAAGCATGGGATGAAATTATGGTGATAGAAGAAATGGGAGGGATGTCTCAAGCGATCGAAAAGGGGATCCCGAAATTGAAGATTGAAGCATCGGCAACTAGGAAACAGGCTAAAATTGATTCTGGAGAGGAGGTCATTGTGGGGGTCAATAAGTATCAAGATAGGGATGAGGATTTGATGGATTTGTTGGAAGTGGACAATGTACAAGTAATGGATTCTCAGGTTAAGAAACTCAATGAGTTAAAAAACAATCGCAATGCTCAAGATGTGAAAAATGCTCTAGAGCAACTTAGATTATGTGCCCGATCGGGTAAAGGAAATCTCCTGTCGTTGAGTGTGGCTGCTGCGAGAGCCAGAGCTACCTTAGGGGAAATTTCAGGGGTGTTGGAGGAGGCGTTTGGCCGATACCAAGCCACTACTGGTTCAGTAGTTGGGGTTTATTCCAAAGAATACATGGATAAGGATATGTTAAAGGATATTCGAGAGTTAGTAGAGCAAGTACGAGAGTTGGATGGAAGGAATCCTAGGATTCTTGTAGCTAAGATGGGACAAGATGGTCATGATCGCGGTGCTAAAATCATCGCAACGAGTTTTGCAGATATGGGCTTTGATGTAGATCTCAGTCCGCTGTTTCAAATGCCAAAGGAGGTAGCTATGCAAGCTTTGGATAATGATGTGCACATCGTAGGGATATCTAGTCTAGCGGGAGGACACAAAACCCTCATTCCTCAGTTGATAGAAGAGTTGAAGCTGCAGGGACGTGAAGACATATTGGTCATAGCTGGTGGTGTCATCCCAGAGCAAGACTACGGTTTCTTGTACCAAGCAGGAGTGTCTGGTGTGTTTGGGCCAGGAACAAAAATCCCCGAAGCAGCTTCGGGGATTTTGGAAAAATTGATAGTTACATTGCAGGAGTGA
- a CDS encoding methylmalonyl-CoA mutase family protein, whose translation MKAFGFSEFSSLSKDNWVESNLKTLGIEAFHEMFHRKFIVGMGVDSYYDRSDTEGLPQIDGFSHTTGWNYHERVASASTENLTEIQNLGVQGVILSDMKKLDGIALNELGNLLVSLETISADEWRRPKGEMSMDGFVFAYNLPLQKFQKYRTSMIDIRQGKSHNDILYEIVGALLQLHEKLKTVEEEDFGQFFEQLFIRTSISTSYYQEILKLRCLHSLFSAVLDQYDVDDVSIPILAELGTGLENMELEQQLIRLTSVMTSAILGGASDIEVALFADDYAKTRYRNVSNLLREEAYLSTVSDPLKGSYFFEKVGLDLSKEAWSRFQLVSKQADSSWFLSDYSQYQKLFA comes from the coding sequence ATGAAGGCTTTCGGTTTTAGTGAATTCTCCTCATTAAGTAAAGATAACTGGGTAGAATCGAATTTGAAGACCCTAGGGATAGAGGCATTTCATGAGATGTTTCATCGGAAATTTATTGTGGGCATGGGTGTCGATTCTTACTATGATAGATCTGATACCGAAGGGTTGCCTCAGATAGATGGTTTTTCTCACACTACAGGGTGGAATTACCACGAAAGAGTGGCGTCTGCCTCTACTGAGAATCTTACTGAGATACAAAATTTGGGTGTACAGGGAGTGATTCTGTCTGATATGAAAAAATTGGATGGGATTGCCCTCAATGAATTAGGAAATCTTCTGGTTTCGTTAGAGACCATTTCAGCGGATGAGTGGAGGAGACCAAAGGGAGAAATGTCTATGGATGGGTTTGTGTTTGCATACAATCTCCCCTTACAAAAGTTTCAGAAATATAGGACGTCTATGATTGATATTCGTCAAGGTAAGTCTCATAATGACATTCTGTATGAAATAGTGGGAGCATTGCTACAGTTACATGAAAAATTGAAAACTGTAGAAGAGGAGGATTTCGGTCAATTTTTTGAGCAGTTGTTTATACGCACATCTATTTCGACCAGTTACTACCAAGAGATTCTAAAACTCCGCTGTTTGCATAGCTTGTTTTCGGCAGTGCTGGATCAATATGACGTGGATGATGTATCTATTCCTATCCTGGCGGAGTTGGGGACAGGATTAGAAAACATGGAACTGGAGCAGCAATTAATCCGATTGACTTCAGTCATGACGTCAGCCATTTTGGGTGGAGCCAGTGACATAGAAGTGGCTCTGTTTGCGGACGATTATGCTAAAACACGCTATCGCAATGTTTCTAATCTATTAAGAGAGGAAGCATATTTGTCTACGGTATCGGATCCATTGAAGGGCAGCTACTTTTTTGAAAAGGTAGGGTTGGATTTGTCAAAAGAGGCTTGGTCTAGATTCCAATTGGTTTCTAAACAAGCAGATTCGTCTTGGTTCTTGTCTGATTATTCACAGTATCAAAAGCTATTTGCATGA
- a CDS encoding UvrD-helicase domain-containing protein, with product MIIKNFNIYRASAGSGKTYTLTYNYLRLVLKYPDYFKSVLAVTFTNKATQEMKSRIVETLKELSSHGHGMATQLKEDLGLSDAQLKERASQVLLSILHNYSFFAVTTIDAFFQKVVRSFAREIGIHTGFKIELDQNKVLKEVVDQMIQKISEDAQLLKWLTDFAISEINEGKSWDTSKSILTLSKELFKEEVVDKREQVFEKLEETTFMDGLIKNVRQRIVEFESTYRGIGQSAVQMIEGYGLTEGSFTYGSSGVGGYMYKVSQGDIKEPGVRVSKALEEDAWVAKTSKEKDQVMSLVHAGLRDLLTEMVAYYESHVEIYNSLTQVSRQLYAFGLLSRISQEIVQYKDENELLLISDFQLFLNEIISDSDSPYVYEKIGTRYKHYLIDEFQDTSSMQWGNFKPLIQDSLSSGNFNMVVGDVKQSIYRWRGGDWDILLNKVKQGIDASVIDELNLKTNRRSKENIVSFNNDFFEQAPYMIESALQGGSEILRVQEAYDQSSQELFDTSGEGLIQLDFYEKSEVEKDYPMQILIQNIQTLQRANYALSDIAILVRGNREGREVAQALMNHQMEYPDDGFSYDVLSNESLYIKNNKAVHLMLQLLNYILFPHEKLYKKQVEYALKFWFEDEELPTVMEQIRSKLTKWQSFRLSELIQVIVRQFDLLDSEEDLPYVMAFSDAVDDFLEYESDTIVDFINWWSDHDKRSIQVSENQDAMAIMTIHKSKGLQFKAVLIPFCNWLFDHRAGLMSQFLWSERANDPAVLGLPLVPVKYTATLSNTIFSKDYFAEKHDIHLDNLNLLYVAMTRAEEALFITSAIDKNAKSIKTSGQLVYEYALKQGLIEEDKQQAVVGQLPAFSSYDAKTVSSYSIHPRKLATELGNNIILRYQSRILEEAQIDSINYGDIVHWIFSKITKRSDFSSAIEMAVLKFGLRTTEIDEIKTRLRQIWDLPQVPQWFTDGWEVKNEASILLSDGKMKRPDRVVIKGDRALVIDYKTGAKSAGHIRQVEEYKSILAKMGYKTVEGYLIYFTELEVMKV from the coding sequence ATAATTATCAAAAATTTCAACATATATCGTGCATCGGCTGGATCTGGAAAGACCTACACGCTCACTTACAATTACCTGAGATTGGTGCTCAAGTACCCAGACTATTTCAAGTCCGTATTGGCAGTGACCTTTACCAATAAAGCGACGCAGGAAATGAAATCCAGAATCGTAGAAACGCTAAAGGAACTCAGTAGTCATGGACATGGCATGGCTACCCAACTCAAGGAGGATTTGGGACTTAGCGATGCACAACTCAAAGAAAGAGCCTCACAAGTATTGCTCAGTATCCTTCACAACTACTCCTTTTTTGCTGTTACAACTATTGATGCTTTCTTTCAGAAGGTAGTCAGGTCTTTTGCCAGAGAAATAGGCATTCATACAGGCTTCAAGATCGAACTGGATCAAAACAAGGTACTCAAAGAAGTGGTGGATCAGATGATCCAAAAAATCTCAGAGGATGCACAGCTACTCAAATGGCTGACGGATTTTGCGATCAGCGAAATCAACGAAGGCAAATCTTGGGATACGAGCAAGAGCATTTTGACCCTGTCTAAGGAGCTTTTCAAAGAAGAAGTAGTAGACAAGCGAGAGCAAGTCTTCGAAAAACTAGAGGAGACTACTTTTATGGATGGTCTGATCAAGAATGTACGCCAGAGAATCGTCGAGTTTGAGTCTACCTATAGAGGGATTGGGCAAAGTGCCGTCCAGATGATCGAAGGCTATGGGCTGACGGAGGGGAGTTTTACTTATGGGTCATCAGGAGTCGGAGGCTACATGTACAAGGTGAGTCAGGGCGACATCAAAGAACCAGGTGTCCGTGTCAGCAAGGCACTGGAAGAAGACGCTTGGGTAGCCAAAACATCCAAAGAGAAAGATCAAGTTATGTCACTGGTTCATGCGGGTTTGAGAGATTTGTTGACAGAGATGGTGGCGTATTATGAGTCGCATGTGGAGATATACAATTCGCTGACGCAGGTGTCACGCCAGCTTTATGCTTTTGGTTTGTTGTCACGCATTTCGCAAGAGATCGTTCAGTACAAGGATGAAAATGAGCTATTACTCATTTCTGATTTTCAACTCTTTCTCAATGAAATCATCAGTGACAGTGATTCTCCCTATGTCTATGAAAAAATAGGAACCCGCTACAAACATTATTTGATTGACGAATTCCAGGATACAAGTAGCATGCAATGGGGCAATTTTAAGCCTTTGATACAGGATAGTCTCAGCAGTGGCAACTTCAATATGGTCGTGGGTGATGTCAAGCAATCCATTTATCGATGGCGTGGTGGAGATTGGGACATCTTGCTCAACAAGGTAAAGCAAGGTATAGATGCCAGTGTGATCGATGAACTTAACCTGAAAACCAATCGAAGGAGTAAGGAAAATATCGTGTCATTCAACAATGACTTTTTCGAACAAGCTCCATATATGATAGAGTCAGCACTACAGGGTGGCTCTGAGATTCTACGTGTCCAAGAAGCTTATGACCAAAGTAGTCAAGAGTTGTTTGATACGTCAGGGGAGGGCTTGATACAATTGGATTTTTATGAAAAGTCAGAAGTAGAAAAGGATTATCCCATGCAGATTCTCATTCAAAACATACAAACCCTCCAACGTGCCAATTATGCACTGAGTGATATCGCAATCTTAGTGCGAGGCAACCGTGAGGGTCGAGAAGTTGCTCAGGCATTGATGAATCACCAAATGGAGTATCCCGATGATGGATTCAGCTACGATGTGCTCTCCAATGAATCTTTGTATATCAAAAACAACAAGGCGGTTCATTTGATGTTGCAGTTGCTAAACTACATTTTATTCCCTCATGAAAAACTATACAAAAAGCAAGTCGAATATGCCCTGAAATTTTGGTTTGAGGACGAAGAGTTACCAACAGTCATGGAGCAAATTCGTTCCAAACTTACCAAGTGGCAGTCATTTAGATTGTCCGAATTGATACAGGTGATCGTTCGCCAATTTGATTTGTTGGATTCCGAGGAAGATTTGCCATATGTAATGGCATTTTCGGATGCCGTAGATGATTTTTTGGAGTATGAGAGTGATACCATTGTTGATTTCATCAATTGGTGGTCAGATCATGACAAGCGATCAATCCAAGTCTCTGAAAATCAAGATGCAATGGCAATCATGACGATTCACAAGTCCAAGGGATTGCAATTCAAAGCAGTTTTGATTCCTTTTTGCAATTGGTTATTTGATCACAGGGCGGGGTTGATGAGTCAATTCTTGTGGAGTGAAAGAGCCAATGACCCAGCCGTACTGGGTTTGCCTTTGGTGCCAGTTAAATATACTGCCACACTTAGTAATACGATCTTCTCTAAGGATTACTTTGCTGAAAAGCACGATATACATTTGGATAACCTCAATTTGCTCTACGTGGCTATGACCAGGGCAGAAGAGGCTTTGTTCATTACTTCTGCTATTGATAAAAATGCCAAAAGCATAAAAACCAGTGGTCAATTGGTATATGAGTATGCGCTGAAACAAGGGTTGATTGAAGAGGATAAACAACAAGCTGTAGTAGGTCAATTGCCAGCGTTTTCTTCCTATGATGCCAAGACAGTTTCCAGCTATTCTATCCATCCTAGAAAACTTGCTACAGAATTGGGTAATAACATCATTTTGCGATATCAGTCCAGAATATTGGAGGAGGCGCAAATCGACTCCATCAATTACGGTGATATTGTGCATTGGATCTTTTCCAAGATCACGAAGCGCAGTGATTTCTCCTCTGCGATAGAAATGGCCGTATTAAAATTTGGTTTACGGACTACTGAGATCGATGAAATCAAAACAAGATTGAGACAAATATGGGATCTTCCTCAGGTGCCACAGTGGTTTACTGACGGTTGGGAGGTCAAAAATGAAGCATCAATCCTGTTGTCGGATGGTAAAATGAAGCGGCCTGACAGAGTAGTTATCAAAGGAGACAGGGCTTTGGTCATAGACTATAAAACAGGAGCAAAGTCAGCTGGACACATCAGACAGGTAGAAGAATACAAGTCTATCTTAGCCAAAATGGGTTACAAAACAGTAGAAGGATACTTGATCTATTTTACAGAACTTGAAGTGATGAAAGTATGA
- the dnaA gene encoding chromosomal replication initiator protein DnaA, which produces MHIRIWDNCLKFIGSKIPEQSFKTWFIPIIPMKFDSPVLTIQVPSQFFYEWLEDNYVHLLKEAIQSEIGPEGKLEYSVIIDKGNAKNQPYTVNLAQKKEFSRFAQNGASNNYVASSPFALPQIENIQQRSNLNAEYTFDTYIEGDCNRLARSAGLAVAAKPGITSFNPLMVYGGVGLGKTHLVQSIGNRIKRENPDQFVLYVASEKFASQFIEALKNNSLQEFQNFYLNVDTLIIDDVQFFKDKVKTQEIFFHIFNHLHQNGKQIIMSSDCPPTELQGLQERLVSRFKWGLTADLQQPDFETRLAIIQKKLQDDGLKIDDKVLEYLAYSVDTNIRELEGVLISLVAHASLNRTEINLELAKQTLKSIVKNIESEVGIDYIQKTVSEYFNVSSDDLKAKTRKKEIVIARQLAMYFSKDYTNHSLKSIGSHFGGRDHSTVIHALQSVNDMLDTDARFRSSFSELKKKFKMKAI; this is translated from the coding sequence ATGCACATAAGAATATGGGATAACTGTCTGAAATTTATAGGGTCAAAAATCCCTGAACAAAGCTTCAAAACTTGGTTTATCCCGATTATTCCTATGAAATTTGACAGCCCTGTATTGACTATACAGGTACCGTCTCAGTTCTTTTATGAGTGGCTAGAAGACAATTATGTCCACTTACTTAAAGAAGCAATTCAATCAGAGATCGGTCCAGAGGGAAAGTTGGAGTACTCAGTGATAATTGACAAAGGAAATGCTAAAAATCAGCCATACACCGTCAATTTAGCTCAAAAGAAGGAGTTTTCAAGATTTGCACAAAACGGGGCAAGCAATAACTACGTAGCTTCGAGTCCATTTGCACTACCTCAGATAGAAAACATACAGCAGCGCTCTAATCTCAACGCTGAATATACATTTGACACCTATATCGAAGGTGATTGCAATAGACTAGCACGTTCTGCAGGTCTCGCAGTAGCAGCTAAACCAGGTATCACCTCATTCAACCCACTCATGGTTTACGGTGGTGTAGGTTTGGGCAAGACACACTTGGTACAGTCAATAGGCAACCGGATCAAAAGAGAAAATCCAGATCAATTTGTACTGTATGTGGCCTCCGAAAAATTCGCCAGTCAATTCATCGAAGCATTAAAAAATAACAGCCTTCAAGAATTTCAAAATTTCTACCTCAACGTAGACACTTTGATTATTGACGATGTGCAGTTTTTCAAAGACAAAGTAAAGACACAAGAAATATTCTTCCATATATTCAATCACCTGCATCAAAATGGCAAGCAGATCATCATGTCAAGTGATTGTCCACCTACTGAGTTGCAAGGACTACAAGAGCGATTGGTATCAAGATTTAAGTGGGGATTGACTGCAGATTTGCAACAACCTGATTTTGAAACCAGGCTGGCAATCATCCAGAAGAAATTGCAGGATGATGGATTGAAAATAGATGACAAAGTATTGGAGTACCTCGCATACAGCGTAGACACCAATATCCGCGAACTAGAGGGTGTTTTAATCTCTTTAGTCGCTCATGCATCTCTCAATAGAACAGAGATCAACTTGGAATTGGCAAAACAAACGCTCAAGTCGATTGTCAAAAATATAGAATCAGAAGTTGGGATAGACTATATCCAAAAAACCGTTTCTGAATACTTCAACGTATCATCTGATGACTTGAAAGCAAAAACGCGTAAGAAAGAAATTGTAATTGCTAGGCAACTGGCGATGTACTTCTCTAAAGACTACACCAATCATTCTTTGAAGAGCATTGGCAGTCACTTTGGAGGCAGGGACCATAGTACGGTGATTCATGCGCTACAATCAGTCAATGACATGCTGGATACAGATGCCAGATTTAGGTCTTCTTTCTCAGAGTTGAAGAAAAAATTTAAAATGAAGGCAATTTGA
- a CDS encoding NADPH:quinone oxidoreductase family protein has protein sequence MKAVICRNYGSPDLLTLEDMPSLTPEPNEVIVDVKACGLNFPDTLIIQGKYQFQPEFPFSPGGEVAGTVKSIGSEVKHLCVGDRVMAGTSWGGMAQEARSLASNAFKIPDSMSFESAAGSLMTYATAYHALVDRAAIKSGETVLVLGAAGGIGVASIQIAKILGCHVIACASTDDKLDFCSQLGADETVNYMSEDLKTRVKEITNGQGADVIVDPVGGRFAEPAFRSIARFGRYLVVGFASGEIPSIAWNLPLLKSASIVGVFWGSFFRNNPEDNAQNVAQLLRWFDDGQMSTQLYQVYPLSAFKEALDCLTNKEVKGKIVLLP, from the coding sequence ATGAAAGCAGTGATTTGTAGAAACTATGGTTCTCCCGATTTGTTGACGTTGGAAGACATGCCATCCTTGACACCAGAACCCAACGAGGTAATCGTTGATGTGAAGGCCTGTGGTCTGAATTTTCCTGATACTTTGATTATTCAGGGTAAATACCAATTTCAACCTGAGTTTCCTTTTTCGCCAGGAGGAGAGGTAGCTGGGACTGTCAAATCTATCGGATCTGAAGTCAAACACCTGTGCGTCGGGGATCGAGTCATGGCAGGCACTAGCTGGGGAGGAATGGCACAGGAGGCACGTTCTTTGGCTAGCAATGCTTTCAAAATCCCCGATTCGATGAGTTTTGAGTCTGCTGCAGGGTCGCTGATGACTTATGCGACAGCCTACCATGCGTTGGTAGATAGAGCAGCTATCAAGTCAGGAGAAACAGTACTCGTCTTGGGAGCGGCGGGAGGTATTGGTGTAGCATCTATTCAAATTGCCAAAATACTGGGGTGTCACGTGATTGCTTGCGCCTCTACGGATGACAAATTGGATTTTTGCAGCCAACTGGGAGCAGATGAGACAGTCAATTATATGTCGGAAGATCTCAAAACAAGAGTCAAAGAAATCACGAATGGCCAGGGCGCAGATGTGATCGTGGATCCTGTAGGAGGGCGATTTGCGGAGCCTGCATTTCGATCCATTGCTAGGTTTGGGAGGTATTTGGTAGTGGGTTTTGCCAGTGGTGAAATCCCTAGTATTGCTTGGAATCTACCCTTGTTGAAAAGTGCCTCCATTGTGGGTGTGTTTTGGGGCTCTTTTTTTAGAAATAACCCAGAGGATAATGCTCAAAACGTGGCACAATTGCTTCGTTGGTTTGATGACGGGCAAATGAGTACACAGCTGTATCAAGTATATCCATTATCCGCATTCAAGGAAGCGCTAGATTGTTTGACGAATAAAGAGGTGAAAGGAAAGATTGTTTTGTTGCCTTGA
- a CDS encoding pyruvate dehydrogenase complex E1 component subunit beta yields MKVLQFREALREAMSEEMRRDESVYLMGEEVAEYNGAYKVSQGMLEEFGAKRVIDTPIAELGFAGVGVGSAMNGLRPIIEFMTFNFSLVAIDQVINGAAKMMSMSGGQFNVPIVFRGPTGNAGQLSSQHSQNFENWYANTPGLKVVVPSNPADAKGLLKASIRDNDPTIFMESELMYGDKGEVPEGEYIIPIGVAKTVKTGTDVTIVSFGKFMKVAIASAEELEKEGISAEVIDLRTVRPIDYAAIIESVKKTNRLVIVEEAWPLASISSEISHYVQRKAFDYLDAPIHRITNKDVPLPYAPTLIEEILPNVERTVKAVKEIMYVQK; encoded by the coding sequence ATGAAAGTTTTACAATTCAGAGAAGCCCTGAGAGAAGCCATGAGCGAAGAGATGCGCAGAGATGAGTCTGTCTATCTAATGGGTGAAGAAGTAGCCGAATACAATGGCGCTTACAAAGTAAGTCAAGGCATGCTTGAAGAATTTGGAGCAAAGAGAGTAATCGATACCCCTATTGCGGAGCTTGGTTTTGCAGGCGTAGGTGTTGGGTCAGCTATGAATGGTCTTCGTCCTATTATCGAATTTATGACTTTCAACTTTTCATTGGTAGCTATTGACCAAGTAATCAATGGCGCTGCTAAGATGATGTCTATGTCTGGTGGTCAATTCAATGTTCCGATTGTATTTAGAGGACCTACAGGAAATGCTGGCCAATTGAGTTCACAACACTCACAAAACTTTGAAAACTGGTATGCAAATACTCCTGGTTTGAAAGTAGTTGTACCTTCTAACCCTGCAGATGCAAAAGGACTATTGAAAGCTTCTATCAGAGACAATGATCCTACGATCTTCATGGAGTCTGAATTGATGTATGGAGACAAAGGTGAAGTACCAGAGGGAGAATACATCATTCCGATCGGAGTTGCGAAAACAGTGAAAACTGGAACGGATGTAACTATCGTATCATTTGGTAAATTCATGAAAGTTGCCATCGCTTCTGCGGAAGAATTAGAGAAAGAAGGAATCAGCGCTGAAGTAATTGACCTTAGAACTGTAAGACCTATCGACTATGCAGCAATCATCGAATCAGTAAAGAAAACCAATAGATTGGTCATCGTAGAAGAAGCATGGCCTTTGGCATCTATCTCTTCGGAGATCAGTCACTATGTACAAAGAAAGGCATTTGACTACCTAGATGCTCCTATCCACAGAATCACCAACAAAGACGTGCCATTACCATATGCGCCTACTTTGATCGAGGAGATTCTACCAAACGTAGAGAGAACAGTCAAAGCTGTAAAAGAAATCATGTACGTGCAGAAGTAA